In Choloepus didactylus isolate mChoDid1 chromosome 6, mChoDid1.pri, whole genome shotgun sequence, one DNA window encodes the following:
- the LOC119537153 gene encoding olfactory receptor 52A5-like — protein sequence MFKLNGTIFMPSLLTLIGIPGLESVQFWIGIPFCAMYIFALFGNSLLLVIIKSECSLHEPMYVLLAMLGATDIALSPCILPKMLGIFWFHLAEIYFEACLLQMWFIHTFQSIESGILLAMALDRYVAICDPLRHTTIFTHQLLTQIGVGVTLRAALLVAPCLILIKCWLKFYRTTVVSHSYCEHMAIVKLAAEDVWINKMYGLFVAFSILGFDIILITLSYIQIFIAVFILPQKEARLKAFNTCIAHICVFLEFYLLAFFSFFTHRFGFQIPPYIHILLSNLYLLVPPLLNPLVYGVKTKQIRDQVSKIFQSKDAP from the coding sequence ATGTTTAAGCTCAATGGCACCATCTTCATGCCTTCATtgctgaccctgattgggatccCTGGCTTGGAGTCTGTGCAGTTCTGGATTGGGATTCCTTTCTGTGCCATGTACATCTTTGCTCTGTTTGGGAATTCCCTCCTCCTGGTCATCATCAAATCTGAGTGCAGCCTCCATGAGCCAATGTATGTCCTGCTGGCAATGCTTGGAGCAACAGACATTGCTCTCAGCCCATGCATCCTACCAAAAATGCTAGGTATTTTCTGGTTCCATTTAGCAGAGATCTATTTTGAAGCCTGTCTCTTGCAAATGTGGTTCATCCACACATTTCAGAGTATTGAATCAGGTATTCTGCTGGCCATGGCCCTGGACCGCTATGTGGCAATCTGTGATCCTCTGAGACATACAACCATCTTCACCCACCAACTTCTTACTCAGATTGGTGTTGGAGTGACACTCAGAGCTGCCCTTCTTGTTGCACCATGTCTCATCCTCATCAAGTGCTGGCTCAAATTTTACAGGACCACTGTGGTCTCCCATTCATATTGTGAGCACATGGCTATTGTGAAGTTGGCAGCAGAAGATGTTTGGATTAACAAGATGTATGGTCTGTTTGTGGCTTTCAGCATACTTGGATTCGACATCATCCTCATTACACTCTCCTACAtccaaatatttatagcagtCTTTATCCTGCCTCAAAAGGAAGCTAGGCTCAAAGCCTTTAACACCTGCATTGCTCATATTTGTGTCTTCCTTGAGTTTTATCTCCTGGCATTCTTCTCCTTCTTTACACACAGGTTTGGTTTCCAGATCCCACCATACATCCATATTCTTCTGTCCAACCTTTACCTGCTTGTCCCACCTTTGCTCAATCCTCTTGTTTATGGGGTGAAGACCAAACAGATTCGAGATCAAGTGTCCAAGATTTTCCAGTCAAAGGATGCTCCTTGA